A portion of the Salminus brasiliensis chromosome 11, fSalBra1.hap2, whole genome shotgun sequence genome contains these proteins:
- the LOC140565641 gene encoding uncharacterized protein, protein MQLRYVVPGVLALVGCWWWYTSRKKAQITSQDNEETQAMESSCQDKPNADEERPSDQEVTVQVHAPATKTSAGEPVGSPDTVMASGQLGSPSCSSATTGSQQNSPETIRQNPPVSTSTPSTVIEKCSHNRPEAAAVSTESSHLPTGDKLDSATQPQDQTVDKQEPDTKKIAPTVSSDVELSKAELPESEVEVAVDISAVPFADNVQEDLVKDSLSFTRDDLSSTTTTAVDQCAQSVFGYSVGPESPMGSSFLPSASTHVSDASVEPQHHENGDISWPADTSKNMEELQHFVAGLITEVITVGQQEVMDVSSCRTSEAASSSTPTLNDKETTRDKDLHASHVGSSSPSNTDDIQEHPAQIMKEVINGFLTHFVGEKAKDKQECLVSSKGQLESALVLPKLQAEEAISATKDSECSTCQSEDGMSSKDLLSSTGLSSAVPECTEDLLECLGYSISSDKKEDGLQESSDVSVEEKPALTREHVAAASEAELLNRTGLNGTIEEEAEQSRGSDVNSMGSVGTLETGSGQQSSSQASLSQSSEPIKWEVEVPKHLVSRLIGQQGKYVIFLKQRSGAEIYIITLPHTKEFEICHIEGTQQQVDKALALIGKKFRNLDLTNKYAPPPLPSQLMMNWQSGSQASLSQSSELIQLDFEVPKHLVSRLIGKQGKYVNFLKQSSGAEVYVTTLPYTKEFEICRVKGTQQQVDKAMALIGKKFRNLDLTSLHAHVGPGEHRGGSQQTPCAVLRHDPKSHSLYC, encoded by the exons ATGCAGCTGAGGTACGTAGTTCCTGGTGTGCTAGCGCTCGTaggctgctggtggtggtacACCTCACGCAAGAAAGCACAAATCACCAGCCAGGACAATGAGGAGACACAGGCCATGGAGAGCTCCTGTCAAGACAAGCCTAACGCTGACGAGGAGAGGCCTTCTGACCAGGAGGTCACAGTGCAAGTCCATGCACCAGCAACAAAAACCTCTGCAGGAGAACCCGTTGGCTCACCAGACACAGTGATGGCATCTGGGCAACTTGGCTCTCCTTCCTGCAGCAGTGCAACTACAGGCTCCCAACAGAACAGCCCTGAGACCATC AGGCAGAATCCCCCAGTCTCAACCTCAACCCCATCAACTGTAATAGAGAAATGTTCTCATAACAGACCAGAGGCAGCTGCTGTGAGTACTGAGTCAAGTCACCTGCCCACAGGAGATAAGCTGGACTCAGCTACGCAGCCTCAGGATCAAACAGTTGATAAACAGGAACCCGACACTAAGAAAATAGCACCTACTGTATCCTCGGATGTAGAGCTGTCTAAAGCAGAGCTCCCAGAATCTGAGGTAGAGGTAGCTGTTGACATATCGGCTGTACCTTTTGCTGACAATGTCCAAGAGGACTTGGTGAAAGACAGCCTTTCCTTCACCAGAGATGACTTGTCCTCCACTACAACCAcagctgtggatcagtgtgcTCAGTCTGTGTTTGGGTACTCTGTTGGCCCAGAGAGCCCTATGGGGTCTTCATTTCTCCCCTCTGCCAGCACACATGTTTCTGATGCTTCCGTGGAACCCCAGCACCATGAGAATGGGGATATTAGCTGGCCAGCTGACACCAGCAAAAACATGGAGGAACTTCAGCACTTTGTCGCCGGTCTCATCACTGAGGTCATTACGGTAGGGCAACAGGAGGTCATGGACGTGAGCAGCTGCAGAACCTCTGAGGCCGCTAGCAGCAGCACACCTACTTTAAATGACAAGGAAACCACAAGGGACAAGGACCTCCACGCATCTCATGTGGGATCCTCTTCTCCAAGTAACACAGATGACATACAGGAGCACCCAGCACAGATTATGAAGGAGGTCATCAATGGCTTCCTTACTCATTTTGTAGGGGAGAAGGCCAAGGATAAGCAGGAGTGTTTGGTGTCCTCTAAGGGACAGTTGGAATCGGCTCTGGTACTTCCCAAGCTTCAGGCTGAGGAGGCCATAAGTGCAACGAAGGATTCTGAATGTAGCACATGCCAGTCAGAGGACGGCATGAGCAGCAAGGATCTTCTCTCCAGCACAG GTTTGTCCTCAGCAGTGCCGGAGTGTACAGAGGACCTTCTTGAGTGTTTAGGATACTCCATAAGTTCAGATAAAAAGGAAGATGGACTACAGGAGAGTTCAGATGTTTCAGTGGAGGAAAAGCCAGCATTGACTAGGGAGCATGTGGCTGCTGCGTCTGAGGCAGAATTGCTCAACAGGACAGGCCTGAATGGAACCATTGAAGAAGAGGCTGAACAGTCAAGAG GTTCAGATGTGAACAGCATGGGTTCAGTGGGAACCTTGGAGACAGGATCTGGCCAGCAAAGTAGCAGCCAAGCCAGCCTATCACAGAGTTCTGAGCCGATTAAGTGGGAGGTTGAGGTGCCAAAG CATCTCGTCAGCAGATTAATTGGCCAGCAGGGGAAGTATGTGATCTTTCTGAAGCAACGGTCAGGTGCAGAGATCTACATTATAACCCTGCCTCACACTAAAGAGTTTGAGATCTGCCATATAGAAG GCACTCAGCAGCAGGTAGATAAAGCACTGGCCTTGATTGGCAAGAAGTTCAGAAACCTGGACCTGACCAACAAATATGCACCTCCTCCACTGCCATCACAACTCATGATGAACTgg CAGAGTGGCAGCCAAGCCAGCCTATCACAGAGCTCTGAACTGATTCAGTTGGATTTTGAGGTGCCAAAG CATCTCGTCAGCAGATTGATTGGCAAGCAAGGGAAGTATGTGAACTTTCTGAAGCAGAGCTCTGGTGCAGAGGTCTACGTTACAACCCTGCCTTACACAAAGGAGTTTGAGATCTGCCGTGTCAAAG GCACTCAGCAGCAGGTAGATAAAGCAATGGCCTTAATTGGCAAGAAGTTCAGAAACCTGGACCTGACCAGCCTACATGCCCACGTTGGACCAg